A genomic window from Paenibacillus sp. FSL K6-0276 includes:
- a CDS encoding aldo/keto reductase has protein sequence MVKKISVSNGALDVSQISLGCMRIADLSAKEADTHVHSALELGIDFFDHADIYADGKAEEVFAGVLENNPGMRDKMLIQTKCGIRKGYFDFSKEHILQSVEGSLKRLKTDYIDVLLLHRPDTLFEPEEVAEAFDILESKGLVKHFGVSNQNPLQIELLKKNVKQPLLFNQLQLSIMVTGMIDTGFNVNMTNSSSVVHDGGILEYSRLHDMTIQPWSPFQYGFFEGVFLDNDKFPELNEVINRLAAEKEVTNTAIAIAWILRHPANMQPVVGTTNTQRLRDIAKASDITLTRPEWYEIYRAAGNVLP, from the coding sequence ATGGTTAAGAAAATTAGTGTATCGAACGGTGCACTTGATGTATCCCAAATTTCGCTTGGCTGTATGCGGATTGCGGATTTGTCTGCAAAAGAGGCTGATACACATGTACATAGTGCGTTAGAGCTCGGAATAGACTTCTTTGATCATGCCGACATCTACGCGGACGGAAAAGCCGAGGAAGTATTTGCTGGGGTACTGGAGAATAATCCTGGTATGCGCGATAAAATGCTTATCCAAACCAAATGCGGGATCCGTAAGGGCTATTTTGATTTCTCCAAAGAGCATATCTTACAGTCCGTGGAGGGCAGCCTAAAACGCTTGAAGACCGATTATATCGATGTGCTCCTGCTTCACCGTCCCGACACGCTGTTCGAACCAGAAGAGGTGGCTGAGGCTTTTGACATACTGGAGAGCAAGGGATTGGTCAAGCATTTTGGTGTCAGCAACCAGAACCCGCTGCAAATCGAACTCCTCAAGAAAAATGTAAAGCAACCGCTACTATTCAACCAACTGCAGTTGAGCATTATGGTCACTGGTATGATTGATACCGGCTTCAATGTGAATATGACTAACTCCAGTTCAGTTGTCCATGATGGCGGGATTTTGGAGTATAGCCGCCTACATGACATGACCATTCAGCCATGGTCGCCTTTCCAATACGGCTTCTTTGAAGGTGTATTCTTGGACAACGACAAGTTCCCTGAATTGAACGAGGTTATTAACCGCTTGGCGGCTGAAAAAGAAGTGACTAATACGGCCATTGCCATCGCTTGGATTCTCAGACATCCAGCAAATATGCAGCCCGTAGTAGGTACAACCAATACGCAGCGCTTGCGGGATATTGCTAAAGCATCCGATATTACACTCACTAGACCAGAATGGTATGAAATCTACCGCGCTGCCGGTAATGTCCTTCCATAA
- the fabV gene encoding enoyl-ACP reductase FabV, with translation MIIQPKTRGFICTTAHPEGCAKQIEQQIEYVKAQKKIEGPANVLVIGASTGYGLASRISAAFGAGANTIGVFFDKAAEGQRTASAGWYNSAAFEQQAAELGLKSHSIVGDAFSDAIKEKTIELIKAEYGTVDLVIYSVASPRRTHPVTGETFSSVIKPVGTAYSNKTLNFHTGEVSMTTIEPATEEEVRQTIAVMGGEDWRMWIDQLQEAGVLADGATTVAYSYIGPEITHPIYRDGTIGQAKHDLEQTAIQMNDLLAPKGGRAFVSVNKALVTQSSSAIPVVPLYISALYEVMKEKELHENCIEQMYRLFSEHLYSGGEATADGSCLIRIDDWEMREDVQTEVMKRWDELTTDNAGELADLEGYRQDFFHLFGFRTDGVDYEADIDPNVDIPNMY, from the coding sequence ATGATTATTCAACCTAAAACACGCGGATTTATATGTACAACAGCCCATCCAGAGGGATGCGCCAAACAAATAGAACAACAAATTGAATATGTAAAAGCACAAAAGAAAATTGAGGGACCTGCGAATGTACTTGTCATTGGTGCCTCTACCGGATACGGACTAGCTTCTAGAATTTCAGCTGCTTTTGGTGCTGGCGCCAATACCATTGGTGTTTTCTTCGATAAGGCTGCGGAAGGTCAGCGCACAGCTTCTGCAGGCTGGTATAACTCCGCTGCCTTTGAACAACAAGCAGCAGAGCTTGGACTTAAATCACACAGCATTGTTGGCGATGCCTTCTCTGATGCTATTAAAGAAAAGACCATTGAATTAATAAAAGCTGAATATGGCACTGTCGATTTAGTTATTTATAGTGTCGCTTCACCTCGCCGTACCCATCCGGTAACAGGAGAAACCTTCTCCTCGGTCATTAAGCCAGTTGGAACTGCGTATTCGAATAAAACCTTGAACTTCCACACAGGTGAAGTATCTATGACTACTATTGAGCCTGCTACAGAAGAAGAAGTACGTCAGACGATCGCTGTTATGGGTGGCGAAGACTGGAGAATGTGGATCGATCAGCTCCAAGAAGCTGGCGTGCTTGCAGATGGTGCCACTACTGTTGCTTACTCCTATATTGGTCCTGAAATCACTCACCCTATCTACCGTGATGGAACGATTGGCCAAGCCAAACACGATCTGGAACAGACTGCGATCCAAATGAATGACCTTCTTGCACCAAAAGGCGGACGTGCATTTGTATCCGTTAATAAGGCGCTTGTAACTCAGTCCAGCTCGGCGATTCCTGTAGTACCTCTTTATATCTCTGCACTTTACGAAGTGATGAAGGAAAAAGAGCTACATGAGAACTGTATTGAACAAATGTACCGCTTGTTCTCTGAGCATCTTTACAGTGGGGGCGAGGCTACTGCTGACGGAAGCTGTTTGATCCGAATTGACGACTGGGAAATGCGTGAGGATGTTCAGACTGAGGTTATGAAACGTTGGGACGAGCTGACAACCGACAATGCAGGTGAACTGGCTGATCTTGAAGGCTACCGCCAAGATTTCTTCCATCTGTTTGGCTTTAGAACAGATGGAGTCGACTACGAAGCTGACATTGATCCGAATGTCGACATTCCGAATATGTACTAA
- a CDS encoding ornithine cyclodeaminase family protein encodes MLVINQNEIAELLSMESCITVMKSVLKDLSTGQAVQSLRQVLPLQKSNLIGLMPGYLQGEEVAGAKIISVFPSNHGSDLPSHQGLVTLFDSSTGVLKAVVDGQIITSIRTAAVSAVATRYLAREDAEVLAILGTGEQAKSHLEAMLLVRSIREVRVWSRTIAKARDFQAEMSSKWNVEIVVAESVQETVHAADIICTVTASTEPVLKGEWLKAGVHINAVGACRPADRELDSETVQLAKLYVDRLESAHNESGDYLIPLKEGVITSGHIIGEIGELISGSIVGRTTAGEITLFKGLGLAIEDLAAANFIYNEAVRLHKGIEIAF; translated from the coding sequence ATGCTAGTCATTAATCAAAATGAAATTGCTGAGCTATTATCTATGGAATCTTGTATCACAGTTATGAAATCCGTTTTGAAGGACTTGTCCACAGGACAAGCCGTACAGAGCTTAAGACAAGTACTCCCGTTACAGAAAAGCAATCTGATTGGCTTAATGCCGGGATATTTGCAGGGTGAAGAGGTGGCAGGTGCCAAAATCATCAGTGTGTTTCCTAGCAATCATGGGTCGGATCTACCTTCCCATCAAGGTCTTGTTACTCTATTCGATTCTTCTACCGGCGTTCTGAAAGCTGTAGTAGACGGACAAATAATCACGTCAATCCGCACGGCTGCTGTTAGCGCAGTAGCAACTCGTTATTTGGCCAGAGAAGATGCAGAGGTGCTTGCCATTCTTGGCACTGGAGAACAAGCTAAAAGCCATCTGGAAGCTATGCTGTTGGTTCGATCCATTCGCGAGGTTAGAGTTTGGAGTAGGACAATTGCAAAGGCTAGAGATTTCCAAGCAGAAATGAGCAGTAAATGGAATGTGGAGATCGTTGTTGCAGAGTCTGTTCAAGAGACAGTTCATGCGGCAGATATCATTTGTACCGTAACAGCATCTACAGAGCCTGTGCTCAAAGGAGAATGGCTGAAGGCAGGAGTACATATCAATGCGGTGGGAGCCTGCAGACCAGCAGATCGTGAGCTGGATTCGGAGACAGTCCAATTAGCGAAGTTATATGTAGATCGATTGGAGTCGGCGCATAATGAATCCGGGGATTATTTAATTCCGCTGAAGGAAGGCGTGATCACTTCAGGCCATATCATCGGTGAAATCGGTGAGCTGATCAGCGGCAGTATTGTGGGCAGAACCACAGCTGGTGAGATTACTCTTTTTAAAGGACTTGGGCTTGCGATAGAGGATTTAGCAGCAGCAAATTTCATTTATAATGAAGCTGTTAGATTACATAAAGGTATCGAAATTGCATTCTAA